In Dasypus novemcinctus isolate mDasNov1 chromosome 10, mDasNov1.1.hap2, whole genome shotgun sequence, one DNA window encodes the following:
- the SYT8 gene encoding LOW QUALITY PROTEIN: synaptotagmin-8 (The sequence of the model RefSeq protein was modified relative to this genomic sequence to represent the inferred CDS: deleted 3 bases in 2 codons) — protein MMRPPEHPGTPTPPGSTAVPGPVPGLVAGSPWPHWAFVVVAAAAGALVASCLLCVICCRRRRRKKPRDQEAVGLGSARGVTVAHPVQPDVDSLEPGPGGARPWGRLQLSLEYHPGSQELRVGLRQAAGLRAPGPGATADPYARVSVSTQAGRAHESRVHRGTLNPVFEETCCFQIPPAALASATLLVQLRAFRRCSAHEPLGELRLPLGAVDLRHVLELWHELGPPGPAEPGGPGELCFSLRYVPSSGRLTVVVLEARGLDPGLAEPYVKAQLLLNQRKWQRRRTRASRGAAAPYFNEPLAFRVPVGQLQGVDLVLAVWARGPQLRAEPVGKVLLGARASGQPLQHWADMLAHPRRPSAQWHRLQPASEVDKALGPRPPPAPALAPLLSAPVPRFPPAELRAPGARPNKRLALTIRLHACPT, from the exons ATGATGCGCCCACCAGAACACCCCGGCACCCCGACCCCGCCTGGCTCCACGGCTGTGCCCGGGCCCGTTCCAGGCCTTGTCGCTGGGAGCCCCT GGCCCCACTGGGCATTCGTGGTCGTCGCCGCGGCTGCCGGCGCCCTCGTTGCGtcctgtctgctctgtgtcatctgctgccgccgccgccgcaggaAGAAGCCGAGAGACCAGGAGGCCGTGGGCCTGGGCAGCGCCAGGGGTGTCACCGTGGCCCACCCG GTGCAGCCAGATGTGGACAGCCTGGAGCCCGGCCCGGGGGGCGCGCGGCCCTGGGGGCGCCTGCAGCTCTCGCTGGAGTACCACCCCGGCAGCCAGGAG CTCAGGGTGGGCCTGAGGCAGGCGGCCGGCCTGCGTGCACCGGGCCCCGGGGCCACGGCCGACCCCTACGCC CGCGTCAGCGTGTCCACGCAGGCCGGCCGCGCACACGAGAGCAGGGTGCACCGCGGCACGCTCAACCCCGTCTTCGAGGAGACCTGCTGCTTCCAG ATCCCGCCGGCCGCGCTGGCCAGCGCCACACTGCTGGTGCAGCTCCGGGCCTTCCGGCGCTGCTCGGCGCACGAGCCCCTGGGCGAGCTGCGCCTGCCGCTGGGCGCCGTGGACCTGCGCCACGTCCTGGAGCTCTGGCACGAGCTgggcccgcccggccccgccgaG CCGGGGGGGCCCGGGGAGCTGTGCTTCTCGCTGCGGTACGTGCCCAGCTCGGGACGGCTGACTGTGGTGGTGCTAGAGGCCCGCGGCCTGGACCCAGGGCTGGCAG AGCCCTACGTGAAGGCCCAGCTGCTGCTGAACCAGAGGAAGTGGCAGAGGAGGAGGACACGGGCGAGCAGGGGCGCGGCCGCCCCGTACTTCAACGAGCCCCTGGCCTTCCGCGTGCCCGTCGGGCAGCTCCAG GGCGTGGACCTGGTGCTGGCGGTCTGG GCGCGCGGCCCGCAGCTCCGGGCCGAGCCGGTGGGGAAGGTGCTGCTGGGCGCCCGGGCCTCCGGTCAGCCGCTGCAGCACTGGGCGGACATGCTGGCCCACCCCCGGCGCCCCAGCGCCCAGTGGCACCGCCTGCAGCCCGCCAGCGAGGTGGACAAGGCCCTGGGACCGCGGCCCCCCCCTGCGCCTGCCCTTGCCCCGCTCCTGAGTGCTcccgtgcctcggtttcccccagCTGAGCTGCGGGCGCCTGGTGCCCGCCCCAATAAACGCCTCGCCCTGACCATACGTCTCCACGCGTGTCCTACCTGA
- the TNNI2 gene encoding LOW QUALITY PROTEIN: troponin I, fast skeletal muscle (The sequence of the model RefSeq protein was modified relative to this genomic sequence to represent the inferred CDS: deleted 1 base in 1 codon), with product MCRHDCVPPKTVCPRGPRAPPQKRNRAITARRQHLKSVMLQIAATELEKEEGRRESEKQNYLAEHCPPLHVPGSMSEVQELCKQLHAKIDTAEEEKYDMEMKVQKSTKELEDMNQKLFDLRGKFKRPPLRRVRMSADAMLKALLGSKHKVCMDLRANLKQVKKEDTEKERDLRDVGDWRKNIEEKSGMEGRKKMFESEA from the exons ATGTGCCGCCATGACTGTGTGCCCCCCAAAACCGTGTGCCCGCGTGGCCCCCGTGCCCCCCCGCAGAAGCGCAACAGAGCCATCACGGCCAGGAGGCAGCACCTCAAG AGCGTGATGCTGCAGATTGCGGCCACGGAGCTGGAGAAGGAGGAGGGCCGCCGCGAGTCAGAGAAGCAGAACTACCTGGCCGAGCACTGCCCCCCGCTGCACGTCCCGGGCTCCATGTCGGAAGTGCAG gaGCTCTGCAAGCAGCTGCACGCCAAGATCGACACGGCGGAGGAGGAAAAGTACGACATGGAGATGAAGGTCCAGAAGAGCACCAAGGAG ctggAGGACATGAACCAGAAGCTGTTCGACCTGCGCGGCAAGTTCAAGCGGCCCCCGCTGCGGCGCGTGCGCATGTCGGCCGACGCCATGCTC AAGGCGCTGCTGGGCTCCAAGCACAAGGTGTGCATGGATCTGCGCGCCAACCTGAAGCAGGTCAAGAAGGAGGACACGGAGAAG gagcgGGACCTGCGCGACGTGGGCGACTGGAGGAAGAACATCGAGGAGAAGTCCGGCATGGAAGGCCGGAAGAAGATGTTCGAGTCGGAGGCCTAG